The genomic stretch CCACCATCATGGTGATGATGTCATCTTCACTCATGCCCGCCGCTTCACGCGTGCCGATGTGCTGCCCGTCGCGGATCACGCAGATGGTGTCCGAAATGGCTTTGACCTCGTTCAGCTTGTGCGAAATGTAGATACAGGCGATGCCGTGGTTTTGCAGATCGCGGATGATGTTGAGCAAAACCGCGGTTTCCTGTTCGGTAAGCGAGGCTGTAGGCTCATCAAGGATCAGCAGCCTGACCTGCTTATTGAGCGCTTTAGCGATTTCGACCAGCTGCTGTTGCCCGAGGCCCAGATCCCCCACGCGGGTATCCGGTGAAATGTTGAGGCTCACCTGCGCCAGCAGCTTTTCGCAGCGGAGCGTCATGGTGTCGTAATCCAGCACGCCGTGGCGGGAAATTTCGGCTCCGAGGAAAATGTTTTCCAGTACGGTGAGATGCTTCACCAGCGCCAGCTCCTGGTGAATGATGGCGATGCCTTTGCGCTCGGTATCGCGGATGTGTGTCGCCTGAATCACTTCGCCGGCAAAGATGATTTCGCCTTCGTAGCTGCCGTGTGGGTAGATCCCGCACAGTACTTTCATCAGCGTCGACTTGCCCGAGCCGTTCTCGCCGCACAGTGAAACCACTTCGCCGGGGTTCAACCGGAGGCTAACGTTATCGACGGCTTTCACCGTGCCGAAGCGCTTGGTGATGCTTTTCATTTCAAGTAAATAGGGCATAACCGCTCCACATAACCCGAGGGAAGAACAGTACAACGTGATGCGCCCCCGCAGAGCAGGGGCCGCGCCGGATTACAGTTCGCTCTTCTTGTGGAAACCGTCTTTAACCACGGTGGCGTCAATGTTCTCTTTATTGACTTCAATCGGCGTGAGCAGGCGAGCCGGAACGTCTTTCAGGCCGTTATTCAGCGTTGCGTCTGCCTTAGGTTGTTTGCCATTGCCCAGCTCCACGGCGATTTCCGCCGCCGTATTGGCCAACTGGGTAATCGGTTTGTAGACCGTCATGGTTTGGGTGCCTGCGATAATGCGTTTTACGCCAGCGAGATCGGCATCCTGTCCTGAAATGGCGACTTTTCCGGCCAGTCCCTGGGCGCTCAGAGCCTGGATAGCACCGCCTGCAGTGGCATCGTTGGAGGCCACAACCGCATCAATTTTGTTGTTGTTGGCCGTCAGCGCGTTTTCCATAATTTTCAGCGCGTTTTCTGGCAGCCAGCCGTCGGCCCACTGATCGCCTACCACTTTAATTTTCCCGTTGTCGATGTACGGCTTAAGGACTTTCATTTGACCTTCGCGGAACAGTTTGGCGTTGTTATCTACCGGAGAGCCGCCCATCAGGAAATAATTGCCCTGAGGCACTTTGTCGATCAGGCTTTGCGCCTGTAATTCCCCGACTTTTTCATTGTCGAATGAAATATAATAATCAATATCCGCATTATTAATCATGCGGTCATAGGCCAGGACTTTTATGCCTTCCTGTTTGGCTTCTTTCACCACGTTACTTAATACCTGGCCGTTATAGGGGATAATGACCAGAACATCGACGCCACGGTTGATCATATTCTCAATCTGCGACATTTGTGTTTCTTCGTTGCCGTTAGCCGACTGAACAAACACGCTGGCGCCGAGGGATTCTGCTTTTTTAACAAAAATATCGCGATCTTTTTGCCAGCGCTCCAGGCGCAGGTCGTCAATCGCCATACCAATTTTAACCTCTTTGGCATGCCCTGCAAAGCTTGCAAGGAGGAGCGTAGTGCAGAGCGTTAGAGTCAGGTTCTTTATCTTCATAATTATTAGGCCTTTTTGTAGGGGTATGTGTTGCTGAGATAAAAGAAACATTCACTGCTGAGACGCAGCAAATTTTTAACGCGGAAAGGCGGGCTGGCAATTACAGATTTTTATCTTCTCATTATGATATTTGGTTTATTTCTGAATTTATGACCGCGATCGGATTTTAAAATACGTAACGTCTTAATTACATTTGATTCTGGAATATGCGCCGAAAAATAGTTTGTCTGCGCATTATTTTGCGAGCCAGCGCACAGTTGTGCATTCTCTCAATAGCAGTGTGAAATAACGTAATTGAGCAACCCAAAATGTCTATTCACTATTACTCCTGTATCAACGACTCGCCGCATACCCTGATTATGGAGCTCAATATGCAAGCTTATTTCGACCAACTCGATCGTGTTCGTTACGAAGGCCCGAAAACGACCAATCCTTTAGCATTTCGTCACTACAACCCGGATGAGCTGGTGCTGGGTAAGCGCATGGAAGATCATCTGCGCTTTGCCGCCTGTTACTGGCATACCTTCTGCTGGAATGGCGCCGATATGTTCGGCGTGGGTTCCTTTGACCGCCCGTGGCAGCAGCCTGGTGAGGCTATCGAGCTGGCAAAGCGCAAAGCCGATGTGGCGTTTGAGTTCTTCCACAAGCTGAACGTGCCGTACTACTGCTTCCATGACGTCGACGTGTCGCCGGAAGGCGCGTCGCTGAAAGAGTATCTGAACAATTTTGCGCAGATGGTGGATGTACTGGCGGCAAAACAGCAGCAAAGCGGCGTGAAGCTGCTCTGGGGCACGGCAAACTGCTTCACCAACCCACGCTACGGCGCGGGTGCGGCCACCAATCCGGATCCGGAAGTGTTTAGCTGGGCGGCCACGCAGGTTGTGACGGCAATGAACGCTACGCATCAGTTGGGTGGCGAAAACTATGTCCTGTGGGGTGGCCGTGAAGGCTATGAAACCCTGCTCAACACCGACCTGCGCCAGGAGCGCGAGCAGATTGGCCGCTTTATGCAGATGGTTGTCGACCACAAGCACAAAATCGGCTTCCGCGGCACGCTGCTGATCGAGCCGAAACCGCAGGAACCAACCAAGCACCAGTATGACTACGACGTCGCGACCGTGTACGGCTTCCTGAAGCAGTTCGGCCTGGAAAAAGAGATTAAAGTTAACATTGAAGCCAACCACGCCACGCTGGCGGGCCACTCTTTCCACCACGAGATCGCGTCTGCAATTGCGCTGGGCATCTTCGGCTCTGTCGATGCGAACCGTGGCGACGCGCAGCTGGGCTGGGACACCGACCAGTTCCCGAACAGCGTGGAAGAGAATGCGCTGGTGATGTACGAGATCGTCAAAGCGGGCGGTTTCACCACCGGCGGCCTGAACTTTGACGCCAAGGTGCGTCGCCAGAGCACCGATAAATACGATCTGTTCTACGGCCACATTGGCGCGATGGACACCATGGCGCTGGCGCTGAAAGTGGCGGCTCGTATGATTGAAGACGGCGAGCTGGATAAACGCGTAGCGAAGCGTTACAGCGGCTGGAACAGTGAGCTGGGCCAGCAAATCTTGAAAGGTCAGTTATCGCTGGCGGAAATTGCGAAGTACGCTGAACAACAGCAGCTGGCGCCGCAGCACCAGAGCGGGCACCAGGAACTGCTGGAAAATCTCGTAAACCACTATCTGTTTGATAAGTGATTGAGCTGAAGATGCACGTAGGCCCGGTAAGCGTTAGCGCCACCGGGCATTTCTGTTAAAGGAGTCACCGTAATGTATATCGGGATCGATCTTGGCACATCGGGTGTGAAAGCCATCCTGTTGAGCGAGCAGGGCGACGTGTTAGCAACGCAGACGGAAACGCTGCAGGTTTCACGTCCGCATCCGCTGTGGTCGGAGCAGGATCCGGAGCAGTGGTGGCAGGCGACGGATCGCGCAATCAAAGCTTTAGGAGAGCAGCACAGCCTTCGTGACGTGAAAGCGCTGGGGATTGCCGGGCAAATGCACGGCGCTACGCTGCTCGATAACCAGCATCGCGTGCTGCGCCCTGCGATCCTCTGGAACGATGGCCGCTGTGCGGAAGAGTGCGCGCTTCTTGAGGAACGCGTGCCCAATTCCCGCGAGATTACCGGCAACCTGATGATGCCCGGCTTTACTGCGCCCAAATTGCTGTGGGTGCAGCGCCACGAACCGGAGATTTTCCGTCAGGTGGCGAAAGTCCTGCTGCCGAAAGACTATCTGCGTTTTCGCATGACGGGCGATTTTGCCAGCGACATGTCGGATGCCGCGGGCACCATGTGGCTCGACGTGGCGAAACGCGACTGGAGCGAGGCGATGCTGGATGCCTGCCATCTGACCCGGGAACATATGCCCGCGCTGTACGAAGGCTGTGAGGTGACAGGCACACTGCTGCCAGCCGTTGCGGAACGCTGGAATATGCCTGCCGTACCGGTGGTGGCCGGGGGCGGCGATAACGCGGCGGGCGCCGTGGGCGTTGGCATGGTTGAGGCGGGGCAGGCGATGCTCTCGCTGGGAACGTCCGGCGTCTATTTTGCCGTCAGCGACGGGTATCGCAGTAATCCTGAAAGCGCTGTGCACAGTTTCTGTCATGCCCTTCCCGGGAAATGGCATTTGATGTCGGTGATGCTCAGTGCGGCGTCCTGCCTGGATTGGGCGGCAAAACTCACCGGCATGGCCGACGTTCCGGCGCTCATTTCCGCGGCCCAGCAGGCGGATGACGCTGCGGGTACCGTCTGGTTTTTACCGTATCTTTCCGGCGAGCGTACGCCGCACAACAACCCGGAAGCGAAAGGGGTGTTCTTTGGCTTAACTCATCAACATGGCCCGGCAGAACTGGCGCGCGCGGTTCTGGAAGGCGTGGGCTATGCGCTGGCCGACGGGATGGACGTGGTGCACGACTGCGGCCTGAAGCCGACGAGCGTCACCCTGATTGGCGGCGGTGCGCGAAGCCCTTACTGGCGACAGATGCTGTCGGATATCAGCGGTTTGCAGCTGGATTTCCGCACCGGCGGGGATGTCGGGCCCGCGCTCGGTGCCGCGCGCCTGGCGCAGATAGCCATTCATCCGGAACAACCGCTTTCGCAACTGTTGCCGCAGCTTACGCTTGAACAGGCGCACGTACCTGACGCGGAGCGCCATGCGCGGTACGCGGAAAGGCGTAATGTGTTCCGCAAAATCTACCAGCAGCTGCTGCCGCTGATGTCGTAAATACGCTTGTCCGGGAGAGGCACGAGGATGTCCTTTTTTGGTCTGTGCGTGCCTTCATTTCCTTGCCAGTATGGTGTCACACCCACTGGCGAGGAGATTTATCATGTCACGTATTGCATTAATCAACATTGATACTCAGCAGTCATTTCATCACCGCAATTACTGGCAGGAAAGCGAGATCCCAGCCTTTCAGCAGGCGATGCTGGGGCTGATTGAAGGCTGCCAGACGCGCAATATTCCGGTCGTTGATATTTTTCACGTGGATGAAGACGGCCCCTTCACGCTGCAAAGCGGCTATGTCAAACCGATGGCCTTTTTGCGTCATCAGCCGGATGTGGTTTTTCAGAAACACGTCCATAATGCCTTCACGGATACCGGGCTTGACCGCTGGCTGCGCGAGCGTGATATCAACCAGCTGATTATCTGCGGCATTCGCACTGAACAATGCTGTGAAACCACCGCCCGGGTGGCATCCGATCTGGGTTATGCTGTGACCTTTGTTAGTGAGGCAACGCTGACGTTTCCCATGACGTACAAGGGGATAACCCTTAGCGCAGCGGAAATTCGCCATCGTACCGAGACGGTGCTGGCCGGGCGTTTTGCCGAGATTAAAACGGTAGCGGAGACGCTGGAGTCATTGTAATGCGCATCGACGTCTGGTTCGTGATGTTGCCCGGGGTGCTGTCATTAGACATGACCGGCCCGGCAGAGACCTTTGTGCTGGCAGGCGACGCGTTTCGCCTGCATTACATTGGCCCGCAGCCGGAGGTTCCGACGTCCATTGGCCTGACGATGAGCGGCATCCAGCCGCTGCCGGAGCGTCTCCCGGAAGGCAGCCTGCTGGTGCTGCCGGGTGTGAGCGACTCCCGCAGTCAGTTCTCAACGCCACAGGCGCAGCAGATCCAGCACTGGTTGATGCGCCTGCAGCCGCAGATCCAGCGCCAGGAAATCACCGTGATGTGCGTCTGTTCAGGGGCCTTACTGGCGGCTAAATCGGGCCTGTTGAACAACCGGCAGTGCACGACCCATCATGACGTTATTAGCCGTTTACGCACCGCGACCCCCACGGCGACGATTAAAGAAAACCGCATCTTTGTGCAGGATGAGAACATCTGGACCAGCGCGGGGATCACGTCAGGCATCGATCTGGCGCTGCATATGATTAACCGCCTGTGCGGCCCCGAAAAGGCGCTGAGTGTGGCGCGTGAGATGGTGGTCTGGTTCCGCCGTTCCGGTGACGATCCCCAGCTCTCTCCGTGGCTGCGCTACCGCAATCATCTTCATCCGGCGATCCATCGGGCGCAGGATGCGCTCACCGCCGAGCCGCAAAAAACGTGGAGCTTGCCTGACATTGCCGCACTGGCGCACGTCAGCCCGCGTCATCTCACCCGGCTTTTCCAGTCACATTTAGGGATTAGCGTTCGCGATTATCTGGAACAGCTGCGTCTGGCGGTGGCGGAGCAGTGGCTATTGCAGGGGCGCGGCGTTGAGCAGGCTTCACTGGCGGCGGGCTTTTCCTCCCCGCGCCAGTACCATCGCGCCCGGCAGCGCAGCGTTAACTGACGAAGCGGCGAACGTCTATTTTTTGCAGCAGCATCGACAGCAGCAGGCTGATCGCCAGCGTGGCGGCAAAAATCCAGACCATATCCAGCACCGGCCAGCTTTTTAGCTCAACGCCTCTCGTGCGCAGCGCGTGGATCACCAGCGCGTGAAAACCGTAAATCCCGAGAGAGTGCCGCGAGATAAGGCTCAGCACGGGCAGGGGACGCGCGTTCAGGGTATTTTTGGCGAGCGTGAGCAGCGAAACGGCACAGATAAAGACCATCGGCCCGCAATAGAGATACCAGGTATCGGCAAAATTGCCGCGCCACTGCAGCTCGTGCAGCGTCCCGCGTGAAATCACCGCCACCCCAGCGATAAACAGCGCCCCGCAGAGCCAGTTCAGACCGCGTTTTTGCGTGTCCATCATCCCGATGGCGCGCCCCAGCATGCCGTAAAGCACGTAGTAAAAAGTATCGCCATTGATATAAAGGTTCACCGGCAACCACTCAAATCCGTCGATTTTTTGCGAAACCGTATTCGGGTTGGCGATGATGCCAATCACCACCATCAGGGCCAGAAGCATTTTACCGCTGACGTGTTTTACCTGGATGAGCGGGGAGACCAGATAGATAACGATAATGGCGAAGAAGAACCACAGGTGGTAGAACACCGGTTTTTGCAGCACGTATTTCAGCGATAGCCCGGCGTTAATGGAGGTAAACAGCGTGATATAGAGCAGGGCAACGGCGCTGTAGAACCCCAGACAGGCCGCGATGCGGATGAAGTGCCGCGGCTGCGCGCTGCGTTCGCCAAAAAAGAGAAAGCCGGAAATCATAAAGAACAGCGGCACGCTGACGCGTGACGCAGAGTTGAGAATATTGGCGATATCCCAGTTAACGGGGCTGATGCTGTGGGCATTCGTGACGTACCAGGTCGTCGTGTGGATCATGACCACCATCAGGCACGCTATTCCTCGCAGGTTATCAATCCAGTTAATTTTTGACTGCATCAGTTCCTCGTATTCCCTGTAAATTGAGTGTGACTGCCATTGTCCAAAAGTCTTCGCTTGGAAAATTCTGAGTTTTATTCCGCAGGCTTGTAGGGAGGCCGCGAGATTCGCAGAATGCCGGACCGTAATCTATAAAAGCTTTGATACTAAAAATAACAGCCACTGACCA from Enterobacter dykesii encodes the following:
- a CDS encoding GlxA family transcriptional regulator encodes the protein MRIDVWFVMLPGVLSLDMTGPAETFVLAGDAFRLHYIGPQPEVPTSIGLTMSGIQPLPERLPEGSLLVLPGVSDSRSQFSTPQAQQIQHWLMRLQPQIQRQEITVMCVCSGALLAAKSGLLNNRQCTTHHDVISRLRTATPTATIKENRIFVQDENIWTSAGITSGIDLALHMINRLCGPEKALSVAREMVVWFRRSGDDPQLSPWLRYRNHLHPAIHRAQDALTAEPQKTWSLPDIAALAHVSPRHLTRLFQSHLGISVRDYLEQLRLAVAEQWLLQGRGVEQASLAAGFSSPRQYHRARQRSVN
- a CDS encoding isochorismatase family protein encodes the protein MSRIALINIDTQQSFHHRNYWQESEIPAFQQAMLGLIEGCQTRNIPVVDIFHVDEDGPFTLQSGYVKPMAFLRHQPDVVFQKHVHNAFTDTGLDRWLRERDINQLIICGIRTEQCCETTARVASDLGYAVTFVSEATLTFPMTYKGITLSAAEIRHRTETVLAGRFAEIKTVAETLESL
- the xylB gene encoding xylulokinase — encoded protein: MYIGIDLGTSGVKAILLSEQGDVLATQTETLQVSRPHPLWSEQDPEQWWQATDRAIKALGEQHSLRDVKALGIAGQMHGATLLDNQHRVLRPAILWNDGRCAEECALLEERVPNSREITGNLMMPGFTAPKLLWVQRHEPEIFRQVAKVLLPKDYLRFRMTGDFASDMSDAAGTMWLDVAKRDWSEAMLDACHLTREHMPALYEGCEVTGTLLPAVAERWNMPAVPVVAGGGDNAAGAVGVGMVEAGQAMLSLGTSGVYFAVSDGYRSNPESAVHSFCHALPGKWHLMSVMLSAASCLDWAAKLTGMADVPALISAAQQADDAAGTVWFLPYLSGERTPHNNPEAKGVFFGLTHQHGPAELARAVLEGVGYALADGMDVVHDCGLKPTSVTLIGGGARSPYWRQMLSDISGLQLDFRTGGDVGPALGAARLAQIAIHPEQPLSQLLPQLTLEQAHVPDAERHARYAERRNVFRKIYQQLLPLMS
- the xylA gene encoding xylose isomerase, with amino-acid sequence MQAYFDQLDRVRYEGPKTTNPLAFRHYNPDELVLGKRMEDHLRFAACYWHTFCWNGADMFGVGSFDRPWQQPGEAIELAKRKADVAFEFFHKLNVPYYCFHDVDVSPEGASLKEYLNNFAQMVDVLAAKQQQSGVKLLWGTANCFTNPRYGAGAATNPDPEVFSWAATQVVTAMNATHQLGGENYVLWGGREGYETLLNTDLRQEREQIGRFMQMVVDHKHKIGFRGTLLIEPKPQEPTKHQYDYDVATVYGFLKQFGLEKEIKVNIEANHATLAGHSFHHEIASAIALGIFGSVDANRGDAQLGWDTDQFPNSVEENALVMYEIVKAGGFTTGGLNFDAKVRRQSTDKYDLFYGHIGAMDTMALALKVAARMIEDGELDKRVAKRYSGWNSELGQQILKGQLSLAEIAKYAEQQQLAPQHQSGHQELLENLVNHYLFDK
- the xylF gene encoding D-xylose ABC transporter substrate-binding protein, whose protein sequence is MKIKNLTLTLCTTLLLASFAGHAKEVKIGMAIDDLRLERWQKDRDIFVKKAESLGASVFVQSANGNEETQMSQIENMINRGVDVLVIIPYNGQVLSNVVKEAKQEGIKVLAYDRMINNADIDYYISFDNEKVGELQAQSLIDKVPQGNYFLMGGSPVDNNAKLFREGQMKVLKPYIDNGKIKVVGDQWADGWLPENALKIMENALTANNNKIDAVVASNDATAGGAIQALSAQGLAGKVAISGQDADLAGVKRIIAGTQTMTVYKPITQLANTAAEIAVELGNGKQPKADATLNNGLKDVPARLLTPIEVNKENIDATVVKDGFHKKSEL
- a CDS encoding acyltransferase — encoded protein: MQSKINWIDNLRGIACLMVVMIHTTTWYVTNAHSISPVNWDIANILNSASRVSVPLFFMISGFLFFGERSAQPRHFIRIAACLGFYSAVALLYITLFTSINAGLSLKYVLQKPVFYHLWFFFAIIVIYLVSPLIQVKHVSGKMLLALMVVIGIIANPNTVSQKIDGFEWLPVNLYINGDTFYYVLYGMLGRAIGMMDTQKRGLNWLCGALFIAGVAVISRGTLHELQWRGNFADTWYLYCGPMVFICAVSLLTLAKNTLNARPLPVLSLISRHSLGIYGFHALVIHALRTRGVELKSWPVLDMVWIFAATLAISLLLSMLLQKIDVRRFVS